CCCTGATAGACTTGACCTCGGTCCCGACCAGGGCAATGCCACATTCGAGATCCTCAAGGACTTCATAGTTGAAATATGCCTTTTTATTTTTCTGTAAAGGCTTGAACGTATTCTTATCTTGCTTCATGTTACTTTTCCCATGCAATGCGGAAACCTATCTGATCCCCGCAGGCGACAGTGCTTACAGCACCGACAGTATGCTCTGTTATTGTAGATGGATTGTTGAGATAACTTCCACCCTTTACAATCATATCAGTCTTCAAATCAAATGTTTTCTGTAAAGAAGAAACCGAACGGTAATCGGTAAGCCTGGACAGAGGGATATACGAACTGTCAGTAAACTCCCAGACCCCTCCGAGCATTGCCGAGGCACTGCTGTGGTCAGCATCGGTTATCGTCAACGATTTTTCATACGGCTTGGCAACAGCGGCCTTGCAGGCTAGGGTCCATTGCTCCTGATTCGGGATGAAAACTTTTTTTCCAGTCTTTTCGGTCAACCAGGAACAGAATGCCTGGGCAGCCTTGAAACTAATATTATGTATGGGTTTGCCGGTTGCGAACACCACAGAGGGGAGGATCCCACTCAGATAATATTCATCCACCAGCCCCTTTTTTTGCAATGCATCCTTATTCGACACATCCCACTGAGGATTTTCTTCAATGAACAGTGCCCATTGGTACTCACTTACCGGGGTAGTTGCAATACTAAAGCGTTCGGTCTGCACCTCTATTCCAGCTTCATTGGTATCGGGAAAGATTGCAAGGGCAGTATCACCCATTACAAAGGTAGTTGCTTCATAGGTAAGCCCATTTTGCACAAATTCCCCGGTCCTGAGGGAATCGGGCGTTGCTGTCGGTAGTAGTTGAACCGAAGCAAGGCCAAGTGCTTCCTTGCTGTCAGAGTCAAAAAGCTTAGCGGCAAAGAGAAGGGCAGAAGCGGAAAGGGCAGAGGAGAAAGATGAATTTGCAGCTGAGAGCATTTCTTTTGCTTTCAAGGCGTCTTGCAGCATAGGCTTCGAAGAAATGAACTGGGAAGCAAGCGCAAAACTGCTTTCTACCATTTTGGAATCCAACTTCATCGCAATCGCATCATTGGCCCATTTTTCAAAGACCGGAGAATACCTGGTCACCTCGTCAAAGGAGGTAATTGCGCTTTCGCTTACGATTTCGTTAAGGTTGAATTTGTTTATGGCATGCAGCTCAGACAGACTCAAGTCTTTCAAAGCCGGCTCATATTGCATTTTCCGATGGAAAATATAGGTAAGGAACACTGGATGGTCAACCTGCAGCTCGGTGGTAGCGATTTTCACGCCCCCCTTCTCATAGACCACCTGGTGGCTTCCGCTTGACAGAAAATATTGGTAAGGAGTCCCACCAAGATATACATCGTCCACATACAGCCCAGTCTCGGCCAAAGGACTTGAAAAAGAAACGTATCGTCCACCTTTAAGAATCCCTGGAAGAAAACAAACTACAAAAACGACAAGCAGGGTACCGATTGCCAATAGGGTAAAGATATATATTCCGGGCCTGATTCCCAAAAAACGAGGGAGTTTCACTTCTTCCACCTGGGGTAGTTCAATATGCTTTTTCATAGTTACCAAAGGTATCTTTCCCGCCTGTGCTTGTCAACTCGCACCTATTGTGCTACTTTGCTAAATATGGATAAAATTTGGACTTTTCTTGAGAAAAAGACAGTCAGTATCCTTACCCGCCGAAAGGCTGAGAAAGCGTACGAACTTGCCAACAAGAAACCACGTACCGTCGTGGGAGAGATCAAAGGCTGGGCAGACGCCCTTGTCTTTGCCGTGGTTGCGGTTTTTTTGATCAACCAATACTTGTTTCAGTTATTTCTTATCCCTACACCCTCGATGGTAAATACACTGCTTGTCAGAGACCGGGTATTTGTAAGCAAGACCAGCTACGGTATTGAAATCTACCCCAGCGGACCAAAGATTGCCCAGGCAAACCGGATGGTGCACCGGGACAATATCATTACGTTCTATAATCCGGAATATATCTCAAAGGGTCCTTTTTTTGACATCCTCTCCCAGATTCTCTACATGAGCACCTTTTCCCTGGTAAATATCGACAGGAATGAAGACGGCTCGATTGCCGAGCGCCTATATGTCAAACGAGCGATCGGATTTCCCGGTGATGTAATCCGTTTCCAGGAAGGCAACGTCTACATCCGCCCCTCTGGAAGTGATTCCTTCATTGACGAAAACACATTCCGGGCGGAAAACAATCTGGTCGACGGCCCACACCGCAGCGTGGATGCCTCTACCTATGATGGTATCAAAGCATGGGGGTCCTTGTTCGGGTACAAGGAACTTGGCATACAGGCAAATAGTGCGCCGACCTACCTTTCCTCTGCCTACCTTTCGGTCAAGAACGATAACTACCCGGATGACATGTACCAGTTCGAGACTTCCAAAATGAGGACAAAGGCATTATTCGACCCGAGCGATTTCAACTCCAGAAGCGATAGCCATAAGTACAGCCAAGGGATCTACGTACCCCAAGGTTCCATTCTTCCTTTAGGTGATAACCGCGACGATTCCCGCGACGGTCGTTATTTCGGGCCTATTTCCCAGAAAAAAATCAACGGAAGGGTTCTTTTTCGCTTTTTCCCGTTCAATCGTATCGGATATCTGGGTAATAAATAGTGAGTGAACTCCTATTGGTTGACAATCTTTCGCTATACGTACATATCCCTTTTTGCAACAGTTGTTGTTCCTACTGTGCTTTCTACTCGGAGCCAAGAGGGGCCTGGCAACAGTACAAAGAAGCCTATGTCGACCGTCTGGAACGGGAAATTCTATTCTATGCAGACAAATTGCACAAACCCTTCGAGACCATTTTCTTCGGGGGAGGCAACCCTGGGTGCCTTTCCTTCGAACAGCTCGAAAGGTTGCTGAAAGCAAGCCAACTCTTCGGGAAAAGCAAAGAATGTACCATTGAGATGAACCCTGAGAGTTTTTCGCCTGCCTTTTTCCCGCTTTTTGCACAGAAGCTTGTTTCCCGCCTGAGCATGGGTATCCAGAGCATGGACGACACGTCCTTGAAAAACCTGGGCAGGAATGCCTCGCGTTCAGATAATTTACAGGGAATTGCCTACGCAAAACAGGTGCATGCTCTCTACGGCACAGACCTTTCGTTCGACCTTATGACCTGCATCCCGGGACAGACTGTCGAACAGGCCCTTGCAGATATCGATGACTTGGTCTTTCTTGCAGACCCTACGCATATCAGCCTCTACTGCCTCACGATTGAGGAAGGGACAGAGCTTGCACGGAAAGTGGATTCGAATATGGTTTCGCTTCTTACCGAAGACAACCAGGAAAAAATGCTCTCTGCCTGCTATCTTCATCTTAAGAAACTCGGGTATCGGCACTATGAGATTTCGAACTTCGCAAAGCAGGGCAAACGCTGCCTGCATAATCTCAGATATTGGAATCTATCCAGTTATCTGGGGCTTGGAAGCAGCGCAGCCTCTACCTTGGTGGAAGAAGACCAGGTAAAATCCCTTACCCAGGAGCAGGACCTTGCAACCTTTTCTTCAGGAGAAATCTTCAGCGGATATGCTGTAGAAATCCTGACAAAGGTCGAATATCTGGAAGAATACCTTCTCATGGCACTGCGTACCGACGAAGGTATCGACAAAGTGCAATTCTCTGCAAGGTTTGGATATGACTTTGACAAGCTCTTTGGGAAAACCGTTAAAACCTTCGAGCCTTTTTGGTATTTCGACTCCCCTCAGTCTTTCTTTCTGAGCGAGCAGGGAATGATGTTCCTTGACGATATTGTGCTAAGGCTCGCCATGGCGGTTTTTTAACCCCTTGACCGGTCCCTCCTGTTGTGATAGCGTAAGTGGGTTCATTTTTTATATAACGCATACTAAAATTTTAAGAGGTTCAATTATGTCCGGCCATAGCAAATGGGCTACAATCAAACACAAAAAAGGTATCGCCGATGCAAAGCGCGGCCAGAAATTCACAAAACTGATCAAAGAAATTTCAGTTGCCGCAAAGATGGGTGGGTCAGACCCAGACACGAATGCCCGGCTTCGCACTGCTGTCCTTAAGGCAAGGGCTGAGAATATGCCCAAAGACAATATTGACAGGGCAATCAAGAAAGGTGCCGGAGAACTCGGTACTTCCGTATATTATGAACTTACCTATGAAGGTTACGCCCCTGGTGGTGTAGCAATCATTATTGATACGCTTACCGACAACAAGAACAGAACGGCAAGTGATGTCCGTTCCACATTGACAAAATCAGGCGGTACCCTCGGTGCTACCGGTTGTGTCTCGTATATGTTCCAGACGAAAGGTATCATCATTTTTGATGCATCAAAGTACACTGAGGAACAGATTTTTGAGGTCGCCCTTGAAAACGGAGCCGATGATGTCACGACGAACGAAGATTCAATCGAAGTAACGACTTCACCGGCAGACTTTGCCAATGTTCTCGAAGCGCTGCAGGCAGCCGGTTTTGAGCAGGAAAGTGCTGAAATCGAGAAGATTGCAGACCAGATGGTTACCCTTGAGACAGAAAGGGCCCGTAAAGTCCTGAAGATTGTCGACCGACTCGAAGAACTCGACGATGTCCAGGAAGTTTTTACCAACCTTGATCTCCCCGATGATTTCGAGGAAGGTGACGAAGCGTAACGCATGCGAATCCTCGGTATTGATCCAGGATATGCACAGACAGGCTGGGGCGTTGTCGATTCAAACGGGCAACGTAACCGGCCTGTTTCTTTTGGAATAATCAAAACATCCCCAACGATGCCTGACATTGAACGGATTCATTTCATTGCTGCATCGATTGGTAAGATTGCGGAAGAGCAGCAGGTTGAAATCTGCGGAATGGAAGATATATTCTTTACCAAGAATGTCAGTTCGGCTATACCGGTTGCAAAAGTCATAGGGGCCGCGGTGCACCAGCTTTCCATCCAGAATATCGAGGTCAGGCTCTTCAGCCCGCCAACTATCAAGATTGCGGTAACGGGGTATGGAGGCGCGGATAAAAAGCAAATCCAGGAGATGGTCAGGATTTTGCTGGGATTTGAGAAAATCCCCAAACCTGACCATGCAGCTGACGCTTTGGCTGTTGCCATCTGTCTTTCAGTCTTTGACGCTACACAGAAAAGGATACAGGGAAAATGATTAATGCAATCATCGGAGACATTGTCACCATCAGTGAAGGGGAAGTCATACTGCGTGCGGGTTATGTTGAATACCGCCTCCTCATTACTGGCCAGACATCCAGCAGGCTCAGCCAGTTGCAGGTAGAAGACCGCCAGAAAGTTCGGTTGCTGTCTGTATTGCATCACCGTGAAGACAGCATGACACTCTTTGGTTTCTTCGACGAACAGGAACGGGATGCATTCACTCAGTTGCAAAGTGTTTCCGGGATCGGCTCAAAACAAGCCCTGAAAATACTTTCCGGTATCAGCGTGAAGCAATTGGCCCTTGCCCTTGACAGTGGAAATGTAAAACTGCTTTCCTCGATTCCGGGTATCGGCCCAAAGACAGGCCAGAAAATGATTCTCGCACTCAGGAATATGCTGGTGCTTGACGATGAAAAAACCATTTCCCCGTCATCCTCCAAAAACGGAAAGCTCAAGAAATGGACAGATATTCTCGATGCCCTGTTTGATATGGGCTATGACCGCAAACGCAGCGAGGAAGTCTTGGATACGCTGCTTATCCAGTTAGGACCACAGCTTGAGTCCCTGGGTAGGCACGAAGCGGAGGAGTTACTCTTCCGCAATGCAATAGTTGCATTGGGGTAGTGCATGGAAGATTTTGAAACGGACCTGAAAGACCTTGACGAACTGCAGAGCAGCTCTGTCGTCTCTACTTCCTTCCAGCAGGAAGCCGATGTCCAGGAAAATATTCTCAGACCGAAAATGCTTTGCGATTTCCAAGGCCAGCAACAGTTGAAAGACAACCTCTCCATCTTTATCAGGGCAGCTCGTGAACGAGAGGAACCGCTTGACCATACATTTCTCATCGGTCCTCCCGGATTGGGGAAGACGACCCTTGCCTCGATCATTGCCAACGAAATGGGTTCGGAAATCCGTATGACCAGTGCCCCGGCTTTAGACAAACCCAAAGATCTTGCAGGCATCTTGACCAATGTCACCGAGGGCTCTGTTTTCTTTATTGACGAAATCCATCGTCTCAAGCCTGCCCTGGAAGAGATGCTCTATATTGCCATGGAGGATTTTGAAATCGACTGGGTCATCGGACAGGGACCTGCAGCAAGGACGATGAGAATCCCTCTCCCCAAATTCACCCTTGTCGGGGCCACTACCAAAGCCGGTTCTGTTTCCAGCCCGCTTTCCTCACGCTTTGGCATAACCTGCCATATTGAATTCTACAATGAAAAGGAACTGGCTCAGATTATTGCAAGGTCAGCTACGATCATGGATATTTCCATTTCAAAGGATGCAATCGATCTGTTGGCAAAATGTAGCAGGGGAACCCCCAGGATTGCGAACAGGCTTCTCAAACGCCTCCGCGATTTTGCAACAGTCCTTGGTGACGGGATTATTACCACCGAGATAGTCCATCATGGAATGGGCCGTCTGGGCATCGACCTCAATGGCCTGGAAAAACAAGACAGGAATATTTTAAGGACTATCATCGAATTTTACGATGGCGGCCCTGTCGGAGCAGAGACCTTAAGCATTTCGGTGGGAGAAGCCATTGAATCGCTTGAGGATTTCTATGAACCGTACCTTATCCAGAAAGGATACCTTAAAAGAACCCCGCGCGGACGAATGACAACAAAGAAAGCCTATGACTTGCTCGGGCTTTCCAGCATAAG
The sequence above is a segment of the Sphaerochaeta pleomorpha str. Grapes genome. Coding sequences within it:
- a CDS encoding formylglycine-generating enzyme family protein; translated protein: MKKHIELPQVEEVKLPRFLGIRPGIYIFTLLAIGTLLVVFVVCFLPGILKGGRYVSFSSPLAETGLYVDDVYLGGTPYQYFLSSGSHQVVYEKGGVKIATTELQVDHPVFLTYIFHRKMQYEPALKDLSLSELHAINKFNLNEIVSESAITSFDEVTRYSPVFEKWANDAIAMKLDSKMVESSFALASQFISSKPMLQDALKAKEMLSAANSSFSSALSASALLFAAKLFDSDSKEALGLASVQLLPTATPDSLRTGEFVQNGLTYEATTFVMGDTALAIFPDTNEAGIEVQTERFSIATTPVSEYQWALFIEENPQWDVSNKDALQKKGLVDEYYLSGILPSVVFATGKPIHNISFKAAQAFCSWLTEKTGKKVFIPNQEQWTLACKAAVAKPYEKSLTITDADHSSASAMLGGVWEFTDSSYIPLSRLTDYRSVSSLQKTFDLKTDMIVKGGSYLNNPSTITEHTVGAVSTVACGDQIGFRIAWEK
- the lepB gene encoding signal peptidase I, coding for MDKIWTFLEKKTVSILTRRKAEKAYELANKKPRTVVGEIKGWADALVFAVVAVFLINQYLFQLFLIPTPSMVNTLLVRDRVFVSKTSYGIEIYPSGPKIAQANRMVHRDNIITFYNPEYISKGPFFDILSQILYMSTFSLVNIDRNEDGSIAERLYVKRAIGFPGDVIRFQEGNVYIRPSGSDSFIDENTFRAENNLVDGPHRSVDASTYDGIKAWGSLFGYKELGIQANSAPTYLSSAYLSVKNDNYPDDMYQFETSKMRTKALFDPSDFNSRSDSHKYSQGIYVPQGSILPLGDNRDDSRDGRYFGPISQKKINGRVLFRFFPFNRIGYLGNK
- the hemW gene encoding radical SAM family heme chaperone HemW — its product is MSELLLVDNLSLYVHIPFCNSCCSYCAFYSEPRGAWQQYKEAYVDRLEREILFYADKLHKPFETIFFGGGNPGCLSFEQLERLLKASQLFGKSKECTIEMNPESFSPAFFPLFAQKLVSRLSMGIQSMDDTSLKNLGRNASRSDNLQGIAYAKQVHALYGTDLSFDLMTCIPGQTVEQALADIDDLVFLADPTHISLYCLTIEEGTELARKVDSNMVSLLTEDNQEKMLSACYLHLKKLGYRHYEISNFAKQGKRCLHNLRYWNLSSYLGLGSSAASTLVEEDQVKSLTQEQDLATFSSGEIFSGYAVEILTKVEYLEEYLLMALRTDEGIDKVQFSARFGYDFDKLFGKTVKTFEPFWYFDSPQSFFLSEQGMMFLDDIVLRLAMAVF
- a CDS encoding YebC/PmpR family DNA-binding transcriptional regulator, translated to MSGHSKWATIKHKKGIADAKRGQKFTKLIKEISVAAKMGGSDPDTNARLRTAVLKARAENMPKDNIDRAIKKGAGELGTSVYYELTYEGYAPGGVAIIIDTLTDNKNRTASDVRSTLTKSGGTLGATGCVSYMFQTKGIIIFDASKYTEEQIFEVALENGADDVTTNEDSIEVTTSPADFANVLEALQAAGFEQESAEIEKIADQMVTLETERARKVLKIVDRLEELDDVQEVFTNLDLPDDFEEGDEA
- a CDS encoding crossover junction endodeoxyribonuclease RuvC — translated: MRILGIDPGYAQTGWGVVDSNGQRNRPVSFGIIKTSPTMPDIERIHFIAASIGKIAEEQQVEICGMEDIFFTKNVSSAIPVAKVIGAAVHQLSIQNIEVRLFSPPTIKIAVTGYGGADKKQIQEMVRILLGFEKIPKPDHAADALAVAICLSVFDATQKRIQGK
- the ruvA gene encoding Holliday junction branch migration protein RuvA, which produces MINAIIGDIVTISEGEVILRAGYVEYRLLITGQTSSRLSQLQVEDRQKVRLLSVLHHREDSMTLFGFFDEQERDAFTQLQSVSGIGSKQALKILSGISVKQLALALDSGNVKLLSSIPGIGPKTGQKMILALRNMLVLDDEKTISPSSSKNGKLKKWTDILDALFDMGYDRKRSEEVLDTLLIQLGPQLESLGRHEAEELLFRNAIVALG
- the ruvB gene encoding Holliday junction branch migration DNA helicase RuvB; the encoded protein is MEDFETDLKDLDELQSSSVVSTSFQQEADVQENILRPKMLCDFQGQQQLKDNLSIFIRAAREREEPLDHTFLIGPPGLGKTTLASIIANEMGSEIRMTSAPALDKPKDLAGILTNVTEGSVFFIDEIHRLKPALEEMLYIAMEDFEIDWVIGQGPAARTMRIPLPKFTLVGATTKAGSVSSPLSSRFGITCHIEFYNEKELAQIIARSATIMDISISKDAIDLLAKCSRGTPRIANRLLKRLRDFATVLGDGIITTEIVHHGMGRLGIDLNGLEKQDRNILRTIIEFYDGGPVGAETLSISVGEAIESLEDFYEPYLIQKGYLKRTPRGRMTTKKAYDLLGLSSIRNSNEDQGILF